A DNA window from Psychrobacter urativorans contains the following coding sequences:
- a CDS encoding MobA/MobL family protein, whose amino-acid sequence MSVGIGKKGKASPHAKYIAREGKYAKLMKDKEDLNYKGKEELEYRGHGNMPKWAEHNPNYFWQMADEHERKNGSTYREHVITLPRELYVNERHELIEDWIAQEIGGKHAYQYAIHNPPALDGDEQPHAHIMFSERTIDGIERDPDQYFKRYNSKNPEKGGAKKANTPKMSAERKEELKAMRDRWEKICNAHLERGFHSERISMKSLKEQGIQREPLNLTMAQLKQPEIKEAYRELLAAKNDDFMAELDVWMEFYDDNLEDEIKNQLAQKHEAERQAQAQQEAKKEAELEAQALQQEKQEVARRLKLEAQQQQDLKDEKSRAKAQAAEAEQARPKTAKEYVERLSKEQRQKVKDIASNTISQYSADISSKAVELYEKATPPNQRAKPLFAHYAYSDMNEVQPYKSLAQREIHKKDPSRYKDYANAVEITNAIQDMERSEGYQRQAERTREQNQDKSKNQGIER is encoded by the coding sequence TTGAGTGTAGGAATTGGCAAAAAAGGCAAGGCAAGTCCTCACGCTAAATATATCGCTAGAGAAGGAAAATATGCCAAATTAATGAAAGATAAGGAAGACCTAAATTATAAAGGTAAGGAAGAATTAGAGTATAGAGGTCATGGCAATATGCCGAAATGGGCAGAGCATAATCCTAACTATTTTTGGCAAATGGCAGATGAACACGAAAGAAAAAACGGCAGTACCTACCGTGAACACGTTATAACCTTGCCTAGAGAGTTATACGTAAATGAACGCCACGAGCTAATAGAAGACTGGATAGCCCAAGAAATAGGCGGAAAACACGCCTATCAATATGCCATTCACAACCCACCAGCCTTAGACGGTGACGAACAGCCCCATGCTCATATCATGTTTAGTGAACGCACCATAGACGGCATTGAGCGCGACCCTGACCAATATTTTAAACGCTACAACAGCAAAAATCCCGAAAAAGGCGGAGCGAAAAAAGCGAATACGCCTAAGATGTCAGCAGAGCGCAAAGAGGAACTAAAAGCGATGCGTGACCGATGGGAGAAAATCTGTAACGCCCACTTGGAGCGAGGATTTCACTCGGAGCGTATCAGTATGAAGTCTTTGAAAGAGCAAGGCATACAGAGAGAGCCGCTAAATCTAACAATGGCACAGCTCAAACAGCCTGAAATCAAGGAAGCATACAGAGAATTGCTAGCAGCAAAAAATGATGATTTTATGGCTGAACTGGATGTTTGGATGGAATTTTATGATGATAACTTAGAGGATGAAATCAAGAACCAGTTAGCGCAAAAGCACGAAGCAGAGCGTCAAGCTCAAGCACAGCAGGAAGCTAAGAAAGAAGCGGAGCTTGAAGCGCAAGCATTACAGCAAGAAAAACAGGAGGTAGCACGCCGATTAAAGCTAGAAGCCCAGCAACAACAAGATTTAAAAGATGAAAAATCCCGAGCCAAAGCACAAGCTGCGGAGGCAGAGCAAGCACGCCCTAAGACAGCTAAAGAGTATGTTGAAAGGCTAAGCAAAGAACAACGGCAGAAGGTAAAAGATATTGCCAGTAACACCATAAGCCAATACAGCGCAGACATTAGCAGTAAAGCGGTAGAGTTATACGAGAAGGCAACACCGCCTAACCAAAGAGCCAAACCGCTATTTGCTCACTATGCCTATAGCGACATGAATGAGGTACAGCCTTACAAATCTCTTGCACAGCGAGAAATACATAAGAAAGACCCAAGCAGATACAAGGATTATGCCAATGCGGTTGAAATCACAAACGCCATACAGGATATGGAGCGCAGCGAAGGCTATCAAAGACAAGCAGAACGGACAAGAGAACAAAACCAAGATAAGAGCAAGAATCAGGGTATAGAACGTTAG